The sequence below is a genomic window from Paenibacillus silvisoli.
TGCCGAGATTCGTAAGTCGGATCGTGGGCGGAACCGCGAAAATTATGGAGGCGATGACGCCTGGTACGACACCCAGTGAAAAGAACGAAACGGCTGGCAATAAATACACAAATGCCGGCATCGTCTGCATGAAATCAAGCACCGGGGTCACGACGTTCTGACTAACCCGGCTTCTTGCGCATAAAATTCCTAGCGGAACGCCGATGATGATTGAGAGCAGTGAAGCCGTAAGGACGATGGCCAGCGTTTCCATGGCATGCTCCCAGTAGCCCAAATTTACGATCAGCAGCAGTCCGACAAACGCTAATGCGGCAAACCGCCATTTGCCCGCAATCCATGCGAGCGTTGACGCAAGAAGAACGATAAGAATCGGTGGACCTAGAAGGAGCACGCTCTGCAAGAAATCAACCAGTGATCCAATCAAAATCCGAATAACATCAAACAGCGGAGCAAAATGTGCCTCCAGCCATGCCTCAAGCGTTTCGATCCAATCGCCTATCGGAAGTTTCGGAATGTTCATCCTGTTCCACCTACTTCCAGCTCTGTGTTGCCTGC
It includes:
- a CDS encoding ABC transporter permease, with translation MNIPKLPIGDWIETLEAWLEAHFAPLFDVIRILIGSLVDFLQSVLLLGPPILIVLLASTLAWIAGKWRFAALAFVGLLLIVNLGYWEHAMETLAIVLTASLLSIIIGVPLGILCARSRVSQNVVTPVLDFMQTMPAFVYLLPAVSFFSLGVVPGVIASIIFAVPPTIRLTNLGIRQVPHELVEAAEAFGSTPNQMLFKLQLPMALPTMMAGINQTIMLSLSMVVISSMIGAQGLGADVYRAVTQTKTGTGFEAGISIVVLAILLDRLTQRIVKKQKTQR